From Bacteroidota bacterium, one genomic window encodes:
- a CDS encoding SDR family oxidoreductase produces MKNKKVLITGAAGFLGSHLCDRFIKEGYDVIGMDNLITGDLKNIEHLFKLKEFEFFNHDVSKYVHVPGELDYILHFASPASPIDYLKIPIQTLKVSSLGTHNLLGLAKAKGARILVASTSEVYGDPLVHPQKEDYWGNVNPIGPRGVYDEAKRFQEAITMAYHTYHNLETRIVRIFNTYGPRMRLNDGRVLPAFIGQALRGEDLTVFGDGSQTRSFCYVDDLIEGIYRLLHSDYQYPVNIGNPDEITIMDFAQEIIKLTGTNQKIISKPLPQDDPKQRQPDITLARSVLGWEPKVHRAEGLRRTYEYFKGLSKEELYNSAHRFS; encoded by the coding sequence ATGAAAAATAAAAAAGTCCTGATCACAGGAGCTGCCGGATTTTTAGGCTCACACTTATGTGACCGCTTTATCAAAGAAGGCTATGATGTAATTGGAATGGACAATCTCATTACCGGTGATCTGAAAAATATTGAACATCTTTTTAAGTTAAAAGAATTTGAATTTTTCAATCACGACGTTTCCAAGTATGTACATGTTCCGGGTGAACTGGATTATATTTTACATTTCGCTTCACCTGCAAGTCCGATCGATTATTTAAAAATTCCGATTCAGACTTTAAAGGTAAGTTCACTTGGAACGCACAACTTACTAGGATTAGCAAAAGCCAAAGGTGCGAGAATACTTGTAGCATCAACATCAGAAGTGTATGGTGACCCATTGGTTCATCCTCAAAAGGAAGACTACTGGGGCAATGTGAATCCTATTGGTCCGCGCGGAGTTTATGATGAGGCGAAGCGTTTTCAGGAAGCAATTACGATGGCTTATCATACTTACCATAATCTCGAAACACGGATTGTAAGAATATTCAATACCTATGGGCCGAGAATGCGTTTGAATGATGGACGTGTGTTACCTGCATTTATCGGGCAAGCATTACGTGGTGAAGATCTGACTGTGTTCGGAGATGGAAGTCAGACACGTTCTTTTTGCTATGTTGATGATCTGATAGAGGGAATTTATCGTTTGCTTCACAGTGATTATCAGTATCCGGTAAACATTGGGAATCCGGACGAGATCACTATTATGGATTTTGCTCAGGAGATCATCAAACTCACAGGTACAAATCAGAAGATCATTTCGAAGCCATTGCCACAGGATGATCCTAAGCAGCGTCAGCCGGATATTACTCTGGCTAGATCTGTATTAGGCTGGGAACCAAAGGTTCACCGTGCTGAAGGTTTGCGCCGGACTTATGAATATTTCAAAGGATTATCGAAAGAAGAGCTGTACAATTCAGCCCATCGTTTTTCATGA
- a CDS encoding UDP-glucose/GDP-mannose dehydrogenase family protein yields MKIAVVGTGYVGLVTGTCFAETGNQVTCIDIDKAKVERMQRGEIPIYEPHLDLLFERNIEQGRLHFTTDLKKGIEDAKIIFLALPTPPGENGSADLKYILQVAEQLGHLLTKYTIVINKSTVPVGTAEKVRETISKNCTTEFDVVSNPEFLREGFAVDDFMKPDRVVIGTQSDRAKKMMTELYGPFVRQGNPVYFMDERSAELTKYAANAFLATKITFMNEIANLCERVGANVDSVRIGIGTDERIGKRFLFAGIGYGGSCFPKDVMALHHTAEEHNYQFSILKSVMSVNEKQKISIIKKITDHFNGDLKGKKVALWGLAFKPDTDDIREAPSLYIIEELLKLGAQVIAYDPEAMKNVKAILGDKISYGKDPYEILSGADMLLIATEWSVFRTPEFEKIEKSLRNKLIFDGRNLYDLQQMKDLGFTYYSVGRNKIN; encoded by the coding sequence ATGAAAATAGCAGTTGTAGGTACAGGATACGTTGGATTAGTAACAGGAACTTGTTTTGCTGAAACAGGAAATCAGGTAACCTGTATTGATATTGACAAAGCTAAAGTGGAACGAATGCAGAGAGGTGAAATTCCGATTTACGAACCACATCTTGATCTGTTGTTTGAGAGAAATATTGAACAAGGTCGCCTGCATTTTACCACCGACCTGAAAAAAGGAATTGAAGATGCAAAAATTATTTTCCTTGCTTTGCCTACTCCGCCCGGTGAAAATGGATCTGCAGACTTGAAATATATTTTACAAGTGGCCGAACAACTAGGGCATCTGCTAACGAAATATACCATTGTCATCAACAAAAGCACAGTTCCTGTTGGAACCGCCGAAAAAGTAAGAGAAACGATCTCAAAAAACTGCACGACTGAATTCGATGTAGTCTCAAATCCTGAATTTTTAAGAGAAGGTTTTGCAGTAGATGATTTTATGAAGCCAGATCGTGTAGTGATCGGAACCCAATCTGATCGTGCAAAAAAAATGATGACAGAATTGTACGGGCCTTTCGTTCGTCAGGGAAATCCGGTTTATTTCATGGACGAAAGATCAGCTGAATTAACAAAATATGCAGCCAATGCTTTCCTTGCTACGAAGATCACATTCATGAATGAGATCGCTAACCTTTGTGAACGTGTCGGAGCAAATGTTGATTCTGTAAGAATTGGAATTGGTACCGATGAAAGAATAGGAAAAAGATTTCTGTTTGCAGGAATTGGTTATGGCGGAAGTTGTTTTCCAAAAGATGTGATGGCGCTACACCATACTGCTGAAGAACATAATTATCAGTTCTCAATTCTGAAATCAGTGATGTCAGTTAATGAGAAACAAAAGATATCTATAATTAAAAAGATCACCGATCATTTTAACGGTGACCTGAAAGGTAAAAAAGTAGCACTCTGGGGTCTGGCTTTCAAACCTGACACAGATGATATTCGTGAAGCACCTTCTCTTTATATCATAGAGGAATTGCTCAAACTGGGAGCGCAAGTTATTGCTTATGATCCTGAAGCAATGAAAAATGTAAAAGCGATTCTTGGCGATAAGATTTCTTATGGAAAAGATCCTTATGAAATTCTTTCCGGAGCTGATATGCTCTTGATTGCTACAGAGTGGTCTGTTTTCAGAACTCCTGAATTTGAAAAAATTGAAAAATCACTTCGCAACAAACTTATATTCGACGGAAGAAATCTCTATGACCTTCAGCAGATGAAAGATTTAGGATTTACTTATTATAGTGTTGGAAGAAATAAAATAAACTGA
- a CDS encoding DegT/DnrJ/EryC1/StrS family aminotransferase, producing MKKIQMVDLVGQYEKIQAEVDNAVLSTIRSCMFINGPEVKSFQSELEAYLNIKHVIPCANGTDALQIAMMALNLEPGDEVITANFTYVATAEVIALLKLKPVLVDVLPGTFLIDPKAIEAAITPKTKVIVPVHLFGQVADMDAIMDIAKKHNLYVIEDNAQAIGADYHSKSGKTQKAGTIGHIAATSFFPSKNLGCYGDGGAIFTNDDAIAKKIRMIANHGQSVLYYHDEIGVNSRLDSIQAAVLRIKLRHLDEYAAARRNVADYYDKAFANHKNIVTPERTKLSNHVFHQYTLILKDASRDKLREYLASKEIPAMIYYPVPLHLQKAYRDPRYKEGDFPVTEKLCASVIALPIHTEMNEETLSYITKNVLEFFNI from the coding sequence ATGAAAAAGATACAAATGGTTGACCTTGTGGGTCAGTATGAAAAGATACAGGCAGAAGTTGATAATGCAGTCTTGAGCACAATCCGCTCTTGTATGTTCATCAATGGTCCGGAGGTAAAATCGTTTCAATCTGAACTGGAAGCTTACCTGAATATAAAGCATGTGATTCCATGTGCCAATGGAACCGATGCACTTCAGATCGCAATGATGGCTTTGAATCTTGAGCCCGGCGATGAAGTGATCACGGCAAATTTCACTTATGTGGCCACGGCTGAAGTGATCGCATTACTGAAATTGAAACCGGTATTGGTAGATGTTCTTCCGGGAACTTTTCTGATCGATCCCAAAGCAATTGAAGCTGCAATAACTCCGAAAACAAAAGTCATCGTTCCGGTACATTTGTTTGGACAGGTTGCTGATATGGATGCCATCATGGACATTGCAAAAAAACATAACCTGTATGTGATCGAAGATAACGCTCAGGCAATTGGTGCAGATTATCATTCCAAGTCAGGAAAAACTCAGAAGGCAGGTACGATCGGACATATAGCAGCAACATCATTTTTCCCTTCGAAAAATCTTGGTTGTTATGGAGATGGTGGCGCTATTTTTACAAATGATGATGCCATTGCAAAGAAAATCAGAATGATTGCAAACCATGGTCAATCAGTATTATATTATCATGATGAAATTGGTGTAAACTCCAGACTTGACAGTATTCAAGCGGCAGTGTTGAGAATAAAACTTCGTCACCTCGATGAGTATGCAGCAGCACGCAGAAATGTTGCTGATTATTATGACAAAGCTTTTGCCAATCATAAAAATATTGTAACACCTGAGCGAACAAAATTATCGAATCACGTCTTTCATCAATACACACTTATATTGAAAGATGCAAGTCGTGATAAATTGCGCGAGTATCTTGCATCAAAAGAAATTCCGGCAATGATCTATTATCCGGTTCCACTTCATTTACAAAAAGCTTATCGTGATCCGCGATATAAAGAAGGTGATTTTCCTGTGACTGAAAAATTATGCGCAAGCGTCATTGCATTACCAATTCACACAGAAATGAATGAAGAAACACTTTCATACATTACAAAGAATGTATTGGAGTTTTTCAATATTTAA